The proteins below are encoded in one region of Oligoflexus sp.:
- a CDS encoding UDP-N-acetylmuramate--L-alanine ligase, whose protein sequence is MTTQLQPGDAVYFMGIGGTGMASVAGLAQEAGFKVSGSDANIYPPMSTMLEELGIPVHTPYGPENLSKAQPKLVVVGNALSRGHPELEALLSSGIPYTSFPAFLGDNFLHKRASVVVAGTHGKTTTTSIMACVARDLGWEPGYLIGGIPRDLPQGFALGKGKIFAIEGDEYDTTFFDKNSKFLHYRPKYVILNNIEFDHADIFKDLAAIEAQFTKLLGLVSDPTKIIANIDDPGVASLLDRLQLTQKVTTVATLGKNTSAKVKLLNLEAPAPGKGDLWTITVQTADGQMRAVKTHLAGPHNAANICQVLACLDLIQAAGDAPRVDFTKVAQAIQNFSGVKRRLDRLASVRDIDVFEDFAHHPTAVKAVLESMRTLYPGRRLIVAFEPKNATSRRNVFVKEFAKSLSVADRVFIGACPVDQRIPADQRMNTSEMAELIGERAQAFGDNEALLESLVALAKPNDAIIFMSSSSFSGIQYRLGERLSHPNA, encoded by the coding sequence TCGAAGAGCTTGGAATTCCCGTTCATACGCCTTACGGTCCGGAAAATCTGAGCAAAGCCCAGCCCAAACTCGTGGTCGTCGGCAATGCTCTTTCGCGGGGACATCCCGAACTTGAAGCGCTTTTGAGCAGCGGCATCCCCTATACGAGCTTCCCGGCTTTTTTGGGCGATAACTTTCTGCACAAAAGAGCCAGCGTCGTCGTCGCGGGAACCCATGGCAAGACCACGACGACTTCGATCATGGCCTGCGTCGCGCGCGACCTCGGCTGGGAGCCGGGCTATCTGATCGGTGGAATCCCTCGGGATTTGCCGCAGGGATTCGCACTCGGCAAAGGCAAAATCTTTGCGATCGAAGGGGATGAGTACGATACGACCTTCTTCGACAAGAATTCCAAATTCCTGCACTACAGACCGAAGTATGTGATCCTTAATAATATAGAGTTCGATCACGCCGACATCTTCAAGGACCTGGCTGCTATCGAAGCCCAGTTCACCAAACTGCTGGGTCTTGTCAGTGATCCGACAAAAATAATCGCCAACATCGACGATCCCGGAGTGGCGAGTCTCCTCGATCGACTGCAGTTGACGCAGAAAGTCACGACCGTCGCCACCCTCGGCAAAAATACCAGCGCCAAAGTGAAACTTCTTAATCTGGAAGCACCCGCGCCCGGCAAAGGTGACCTGTGGACGATCACCGTGCAAACCGCCGATGGACAGATGCGGGCAGTAAAGACCCATCTGGCCGGCCCCCATAATGCCGCCAACATCTGTCAGGTCCTGGCCTGCCTGGATCTGATTCAGGCCGCCGGTGATGCGCCGCGGGTGGATTTCACAAAGGTCGCCCAGGCCATCCAGAATTTCTCGGGCGTCAAACGCCGTCTGGATCGACTCGCCAGCGTTCGGGACATCGATGTCTTTGAGGATTTCGCGCATCACCCCACAGCCGTGAAAGCCGTGCTGGAATCCATGCGCACACTTTATCCCGGCCGTCGTTTGATCGTCGCTTTTGAACCGAAGAATGCGACCAGCCGGAGAAACGTGTTCGTCAAGGAGTTCGCCAAATCGCTGAGCGTCGCCGATCGCGTCTTTATCGGCGCATGCCCTGTTGATCAACGTATTCCCGCCGATCAAAGAATGAATACCTCGGAGATGGCGGAACTCATCGGTGAACGGGCGCAAGCCTTTGGTGACAATGAAGCTTTGCTTGAATCGCTGGTGGCCTTGGCCAAACCCAATGATGCCATTATTTTCATGTCGAGCAGCAGCTTCTCAGGCATTCAGTATCGCTTGGGTGAACGCCTGAGCCACCCGAACGCCTAG
- the pal gene encoding peptidoglycan-associated lipoprotein Pal, with translation MILKTRKPWAAVAMALSIGLVGCSDDKKPEEVVQPAPAEQPATPPEPAPAASAAEVTQPVYFAFDDYSLNSEGQGQLNKLGEFMKTSARAVTQIEGHTDERGSVEYNLALGQRRAQSAKNYLVQLGIDASRLPTMSYGEEKPAVEGHDESAWAKNRRAEFVLSNP, from the coding sequence ATGATTCTCAAGACTCGCAAACCCTGGGCTGCTGTAGCAATGGCTTTGTCCATTGGTCTGGTTGGTTGCTCGGATGACAAGAAACCAGAAGAAGTAGTTCAGCCTGCTCCCGCCGAGCAACCGGCAACTCCTCCCGAGCCAGCTCCAGCTGCTTCGGCTGCGGAAGTGACCCAGCCTGTTTACTTTGCATTTGACGACTACTCGCTCAATAGCGAAGGCCAGGGCCAACTGAACAAACTCGGTGAGTTCATGAAAACCAGCGCTCGCGCTGTAACTCAAATCGAAGGCCACACCGACGAGCGCGGCTCGGTTGAGTACAACCTTGCTTTGGGTCAACGCCGTGCACAATCGGCTAAGAACTACCTCGTTCAACTGGGCATCGACGCCAGCCGTCTGCCAACCATGAGCTACGGCGAAGAGAAGCCAGCTGTGGAAGGCCATGACGAATCCGCTTGGGCGAAAAACCGCCGCGCTGAATTCGTTCTGTCGAATCCCTAA
- the rny gene encoding ribonuclease Y, with protein MDTAIIIAVLVATIFVSFVAFIAFNKKNFKKAFEAAQADSERILEEAHREKERIVQEAHNEVKQEAKTRRLQFETEAKKRRSELAKLESKVKGREELLEKKLSQLEKKEQDLEKMTGHLNQEEERLKQLIRESEKAVEDSRKTLETIANLSQEEARRELISSLEAEAKAQARESLKKIEEDTKLEGERIARSMVSLAVQRVSSEYVNDSTVTVVGLPSDEMKGRIIGREGRNIRAIEQATGVDLIIDDTPEAVIISCFNPVRREIANISLQRLIADGRIHPARIEETVKKVTEEFDQIIQENGEQAAFDTGITDLHPELLRYLGKLKYRTAGAQTVLQHAVEVAHICGIMAGEMGLNVKKAKRVGLLHDIGKAVDQETEGHHSKIGADLCIKYNEPAEVVDAVLNHHNEDLNYAYPLTVVVQAANVLSERRPGARREVLETYIKRLQDMEGLVNSIRGIQESYVIQAGREVRALVTPTGVSDTEVIDIANEIAHRLRKEMTFPGQVKVIVLRESKYAEFAK; from the coding sequence GTGGATACCGCAATTATCATAGCCGTCCTGGTTGCAACAATATTCGTCAGCTTTGTCGCGTTTATCGCGTTCAACAAGAAGAATTTCAAGAAAGCGTTCGAAGCAGCCCAGGCCGATTCCGAACGCATTCTGGAAGAAGCGCACCGTGAAAAGGAGCGTATCGTTCAGGAGGCCCATAACGAGGTGAAGCAGGAGGCCAAAACGCGCCGCCTGCAGTTCGAAACCGAAGCCAAAAAGCGTCGTTCTGAATTGGCCAAGCTTGAAAGCAAGGTGAAAGGACGCGAGGAACTGCTCGAAAAGAAACTGAGCCAGCTCGAAAAGAAAGAGCAGGATCTTGAAAAAATGACTGGCCACCTCAATCAGGAAGAGGAACGCCTGAAGCAGCTGATTCGTGAAAGTGAAAAAGCTGTCGAAGACAGTCGCAAGACCCTGGAAACAATAGCAAATCTGTCGCAAGAGGAAGCCCGTCGGGAGCTCATCTCCTCTTTGGAAGCCGAAGCCAAAGCCCAGGCCCGTGAAAGCCTCAAGAAAATCGAAGAAGATACCAAGCTCGAAGGTGAGCGCATTGCCCGTTCGATGGTCAGCCTCGCGGTGCAAAGGGTTTCCTCCGAATACGTGAACGATTCCACGGTCACGGTCGTCGGCCTCCCCTCGGATGAAATGAAGGGCCGCATCATCGGTCGCGAGGGTCGGAACATTCGCGCGATCGAACAGGCGACCGGCGTCGACCTTATCATCGACGACACCCCCGAAGCCGTGATCATCTCCTGCTTCAACCCCGTCCGCCGCGAAATCGCCAACATCTCGCTCCAAAGACTGATCGCCGATGGCCGCATTCACCCCGCGCGCATCGAGGAAACGGTGAAAAAAGTCACCGAGGAATTCGATCAGATCATCCAGGAAAATGGTGAGCAGGCTGCCTTCGATACCGGCATCACCGATCTTCATCCCGAACTCCTGCGTTACCTCGGCAAACTCAAATACCGGACCGCTGGGGCGCAGACCGTTCTGCAGCATGCCGTGGAAGTCGCTCATATCTGTGGAATCATGGCCGGTGAAATGGGCCTCAATGTAAAGAAAGCCAAACGCGTGGGCCTGCTCCACGATATCGGCAAAGCCGTGGATCAGGAAACGGAAGGCCATCACTCGAAGATCGGCGCCGATCTTTGTATCAAGTACAACGAGCCGGCTGAAGTCGTGGATGCGGTTCTGAACCACCACAACGAGGATCTGAACTACGCCTATCCATTGACCGTGGTCGTGCAGGCCGCCAACGTTCTCTCCGAGCGCCGTCCCGGTGCGCGTCGCGAGGTGCTGGAAACTTACATCAAACGTCTGCAGGATATGGAAGGCCTCGTGAATTCCATCCGCGGCATCCAGGAATCTTATGTTATTCAGGCCGGCCGTGAAGTTCGCGCGCTCGTGACGCCAACCGGCGTCAGCGATACCGAAGTGATCGACATTGCCAATGAAATCGCTCACCGTCTCCGCAAGGAAATGACCTTCCCCGGCCAGGTGAAAGTTATCGTACTCCGCGAGAGCAAATACGCAGAATTCGCTAAATGA